In Novipirellula caenicola, the genomic stretch GGCAGGCCTCTCTTCGAGGACAGACTCGTCATCGACGACATGGTCTTCGTCAACGCTAGAATCACGATCAACCGCATCACTGGAGTTTTCCGTTAAGCTCTCGGCAACGCCCTCTAATGCATCATCGACCGACGACTCGACCGCGTCGGTCGATTCTTCGATCAACCACTGAGCTTGCTCGCCAGGTGCCGCTGCCGATTCATGATCAAGAGGCTCACGATCTTGCAGTGCAGGCGTTTCGTAGGTCGGCCATGCCTCGTTATCGACATCATACGCCGACATCGATTCCGAATCGGTCTGTTCTGAATTGCCGAACGTGTCATCGAACGTCGGCTCTTCGCCAGCTTCGAAACCTACCGCGTCATGGTCGACCCAATCATCCGATGGAGTCTCGCTGGAGCTGGATCCTGCCAGCTCGCGATGGTCATCGAGGTCCGTTTCGCTGCTTGATTCAGCTTCGATGACCGAAGCTTCTTCGTTGTCCGCTTCGCTGATGCGGGACAATGGCGATACGTCGAGGGGGTTATCGAGACGGTTGTCACTGCTAGGGGTCAACCCCAGGGCAGGGTAGGGCGAAAGCGACGACGACTTGCTCGGCGGTGTATCGTACGCAGGGCTAGGACGATCGGCGAACGCGTCTTGCAGTTCCGCAATCGCTTCTTCGTATTGCGCCCGCATCCGGCTGAGCTGCTCAGTCGTCGCGCCCAATTCCGCAGAAACCAAATCGAATGCTTCGGAGGTCGGACGCACCTGGATTTCAGCCAGTGCTTGATCACGCTGTTTGGCAATTTCGTCAATTCGGTGAGTCACTTCGTTATTGACGTCACGCAGTTCCGCCAATTCGCGGTGGGCATTGGCGAGTTCGACCGACAACGCTTCGACCGATTGGTGCAGCTGTTCGGCTTCGGCCAACCAGCTGTTGCGATCCGCTTCGTGGCGTTCGCCGTTTTCCGCCAGCATCGTCTCGAGCTGCTGAATCGTTTCGCGAGCTTCGCCATAGTTATTCCGCAGTTCCGACGATTCTTCGCTGGCGCGAACCACCGTTTGCTGCAGCTCTTCGATTTGATCCCGCAATTGCTGAGCGACCACTTCGCTTTCGGCCACGATCCGTCGTTCGGATTCGCGTTGGCTGCGAATCGCTTCGAGTTCGCGTGTGATCTCTTCCAAACGCGCTTCCGCCTCGGCACGGAGCGACTCGCTCTTGGCCCGCTCTTGGATCGCTTCGTCGCGAGACGCTTCGAGTTCGCGTTGGATCCGGCGATGCTCTTCGCGGTTTTGGACCTCTTCGCGAGTCAGCACCTCTTGGTTTGCCGAGAGCATTTCAAGTTGTTCGTTCAACTTGTTGAACTGCTCACGCATGCGATGAATCGCATCGGTCGCGGTCTTGGCCTGCTGTTGCGACTGAGTCAGTTGTCGCGCAGCTTCTTCGACTTGGCGGCGATAATTGTCCTCGAGACTTTTGAATTCGATCTCTCGCTTGGCCAACATTCGCTGATTGGATTCATTTTCTTCGAGCAATCGCGCCACTTCGGCCTTCTTCTGCTCGTACTTGGTTTGAATCGTTCGCGCGTTGGATTCTTCCGACAACAATCGGGCTTCGCGTTTGTAGAGGTCTTCGGCGCGAGACCACAATTCGGTCTCACGACCACGCAGCTCGTGTTCACGCTGCGAGCAATGAGATTCACGACGCTCGCATTCCTCTTGACGTTTTCGCCATTGTTGGACTTCACGACGCAGCTGTTCTCGCCATGCAGCGTCCTCGGCCATGGGCACGTTGGGTGCAAAATCGCGTCGCGGCGTCGACGGAGCCGTGGTCATTCCCAGCGGCGAAGTCGGCCGAGACGAAGGGTAGACGCCGGCAGCGATCGTGCTATCGAGCTGTCCAAGATGGGCAATGTCGCGGGGGTTGCCGCTGCGGTCATTCGACGCCGCAATCGACGTGGTGACGCTGCGGTGGTGGAAACGGTCTGACGTGATCGATTGAGTACTGGTTTTGGTCGAAGCCAGCAACTCGAATTGATAGTTGCCGAGCCGCATCACGTCGCCGACGCTCAGCCTTGCTTCGGTCGTTCGTACGTGATTGACTTCGATCGGCACCGAGTAGGCACGAACAAGGATCTGATTGGCATCGCGGATCAACACCGCGTGCATCGGCCGCAGTGATCGATCGCCCAGCTGCACCGAACATCCGTGGGCGCTACCGAAGGTGTAACGGTTGCCGGTCAATCGCAAACGACGAACGGGCGAACCGGCGCTGATCACGCGGAATTCCATCGCCTCGGTTTCATCCGGCTTGCTTAGCAGACTCGTGCCCGACGCGGCCAGCGACGGAACTTGCCCCGAACTGACATCCAGTGTTTCGTAAGGAAACGCCAACTGGTCCTCGATCGTTTGCTGCGAGCGGAACAGCGAAGACGCGTCGCGAGGCTTCGCGGAATCCGCGTGCGACGCCGTGGACGATTCTTCTACCAAAGAACCAAAAGCGTAGTCGTCATTTGGAAAGGGAGCTGTATCGCTCGTGTGATCGGAATTCACCGTTCATGTCCCTTGCATCGTGGTATTAGCTAGTGGTTCGCAATTGCACTAGGTCCTGATCAATTCAGGCCACCGGATGGCAAGACTCCGCAAATTGAGAGTGAAGATCCGCATGCAATTGCTGGCAAACAGGGCGTACAGGGGTCCCCCCCCGGGGTCGCTTTGGGTTTGCACTGTATCTTCTTCGGATGTGAGGACTTATTACGGTTAATCTAATCGTGACGACGATGCCAATTTTATTGATTATCCCTTCGGTTGCCCGCCAAATTGGCAGCCAGCTCGGATTTGCTCAAGTGTGCAGCACACTTTGACCTAATACGCACCGCAAATGTCCTACGAAACGAAAATTCTATCGGGGGGCACGGACACGCTAAAACCGCTGTAATCGCGACTCGAAAGGGCGTGGAAGGATGAAAATGCTAGGAAATCAAATTCGGGAGGAAGACAATTTAGCCAAGCTTTCTATGATTGGGTCGAACTAAAGCCAGACCCGATAATTCGCTGAACTTTCGGAACGAAATGTGCGTAAAGGCGGGTTGAACCACTCAATCCCAATTATTTTGTGAGACACATCGTCGTTATCCGGTCCATTTATGGGTATCCTATGCCACCCACTGCTGCGGTTTGGTCGCATTGTTTGGCAGGGAACCGCAATATGACGCTGGAACCGGACAGACAATCGATCGCAAAAGCCCGATGCAAACGCGTTGGCGGGGCGGAGGACCGAGATGATCCACAGCAGTGATTAGCGAGTTTGGAGTTAGCCAATACGGTGCATCCACATTTAGGGCGCATCGATCCTATAGAGCGAGGTTACGAAGATGCCACGAAAAGACGCGTTGTTAAAGCTCCGAGAAAATCTGATCCGTCGCCGCGATGCATTAAGTCGTGCTTTGGCGGGTGACTTGAGCTTGTTGCAAGAGCTGCATCAACAAAAGACCGGTGACGTGCTTGACGCCGCAGCGGACACGATGCAAGACGAACTCAACAGCCAGCTGTTGGAAGTGGAAAGCCGCGAGCTGAGCGCAATCGAAGAAGCGATCATGCGAATGGAACAGGGTGGATATGGGGATTGTGTCGATTGCGGCAAACCGATTCCATTGACCCGTCTTCGTGCGATTCCATACGCAACCGAATGCATCGCATGCCGACGTAAATCCGAAATGTCCAGCGGCGCAGCCGGTGCGGTCAGTTGGAACCGAGTCTTCGAAGATGCCGAAGTCGACTCGGTCTAGCATGGCAAATTTAAGTCGCGGTGGTTGAAATTGATCCGGCCCTAGCGGTCGTGACAATTTGATTACCGAATTTGTGGATTGTAACCTTAGACGGCCGGACGAATGTTCGGCCGTTTTTTAATGCGCCGAGAGTACTAGTTCTGACGTATGAAGCGCACAGGGATGCCAGCAAATGAAGGAACAAAGCTCGCGCCCCCCCGAGGTCGATGCATACAATCACGTCGGCACCTCTCCATGCGATGACGTTCACCCATTATCGGCTCCTTCCAATCCCATACGACGCCATGAATCCAACCTCTTATCCTGCTGCGGAGACGGTTCGACACCCGACCGTTGCTGATCGTCGTTCTTGTCTCGCTCAGATGTGTGGTCAGGTATTGCCACGACGAACATCGTTGGTGGCGAGCATGGCGTGCGCGTTGGCATTTGGGATAACGTCCATTGGATTCGCACAGAACCCCACGATCATCAAACGCTCAATCGACTTCAGCCCTAAGTCGCCTTCGTACAGTGCCACCGATAGCGTGCCGACGCCACCCCATTTTTCAGGGCGTGAGTTTTCGGGGCGTGATTCTGCATCCCGGTCCGAGTCCGGCTACGCAGCCGATTCGGCTTATCAAGAGAACCGCTCGGTCAGCGTTCGTCGCCCATCGCTTGACGAGTCGACCGAACCGCTGATCGAAGATCAACGCGAACGTTTGTTCGATGAGCTGGCCGAAGAGTTCAGCATGTTCGATCGGTTAGGCAACCTCGTTCGCCGTGTGTCCACGTTGGTCAAACCCAGCGTGATCCATATCGAAGCTCACAAAACTGAAAAGAACGAATCCTACGACGAAGCCGGCGCCGGCGTTGTATTGCGGATCAACAATGAAACTTGGGTGATGACCAATCGGCACGTGATCGTCAGCGCCAGCCCAAAGCAGATCTTGTTGCGGACCAGCGATGGCCGCGAGTTTCATCCGGTCAAAGTTTTGTCAGACCCCAGCACCGATGTAGCGGTGATGAAGGTCAACGGTATCGACTTGCCGGCTGCGCGATTGGGTGATAGCGATTCGACCGAGATCGGCGATTTTGTGATTGCGATCGGCAGCCCCTTTGGGCTCAGCCACTCGGTCACGTTCGGCATCCTCAGTGCTAAGGGGCGTCGCGATTTATCACTTGGCGAACAACGCATTGATTTGCAGGATTTCTTTCAAACCGATGCGGCGATCAATCCGGGCAATAGCGGTGGTCCGCTGTTGAATCTGCGTGGCGAAGTTGTCGCGTTGAACACCGCGATTGCCAGCAGCAGTGGCGGCAGCGAGGGGATCGGGTTCGCGATCCCGATGAACATGGCCATCAAAGTCGCCGATCAATTGGTTCGCAACGGACATCTCCGGCGCGGTTACTTGGGCGTGACTCTTGACCCTGATTTTTCCGTCGCGGACCTTGCCGCCGCAGGTTACCGAGAAAAAGGAGGGGCGCTGGTGAAGAACGTTCGGCCTGGTTCGCCAGCCGAATTGGCTCACCTGCAGCGTGGCGACATCATCGTCGAATTTGACGGCAGCCCGGTGGAGAACGATGACCACTTGGTCGCTCGCGTCGGTTTGACTCCGATCGGTTCAAGCATTCCGATGATCATCTATCGTGATGGCAAGCGATACCGAACCGCGGTAACGTTGACGGATATGAATTAGTCCGAAGACAATCGGGTCGCGTTTGCAGTTGGCACTTTGGGCCGAGTGCCGTGTGACACCGGGTAATGCGTGCGTGGGCCCCGGCCGCTGACGCGTCGCGGCTCGATCGACCGCCCGCAAGCCGTTCGGTGGCGGCGAGCAAAACGCTTAACATTCACCAGGCGGCTTGCGCCGCTAAAACAATCCGACCGCTTTGCGACTATCGCTTCTTCTTCAGATCGGGACGGCGACGTTTGTTGGGTCGCTCGATCGGTTCTTCGGGCTTGTTGACTTGATTGCGAATGCGATCGGCCAGCGTCAACGGTTTGTCCTTCTTTTCGGTCGGAACCGCGGTGCCATCGATCACGCCAAGATCAAAGTGCTTCTTATCGGGCAACGTCTTCTTGACCAAAATCCGTTCGCAAATCCCCCACAAACTACTGGTGATAAAGTAGATACAGAGACCGGCAGGGACCCGAAAGAAAAACAATCCCATCATCAAGGTCATGATGTTCATCATTTTCTGCGTCATCGCAGTCTGCTCGTCCGTCGCAGGCGGCATGAACATCTTTTGCTGCAACAGGAACAAGCCGACCACAAATACAGGCAGCACATTGAAATAGGGCCCGAGCCAACCGGTGCCACGGCCGGACAAATAATCCCACAGCCAATCGCCCCAATAGGCCGCCATATCGGGGCCCGCCAAGTTGGACGCCCAGCTTGTCGCCGACGAGACCGCCTTTTGACGAAGCTCGATGTCGACCGACAAGGCTCGGTACAACCCGATAAAGATCGGCAACTGCAGGAACATCGGCAAACAACCGGCCATCGGATTAAAACCCACCCGAGCCTGCAGTTCACGCTGGGCCTTCAAGCGGCCTTCCATGTCGTCTTTGTATTTTTCGGAGATCTTCTTCAGCTCAGGTGCCAACTCCTGCATCCGCTGTGCATTGATGGCCGCTTTGCGGCTCAGCGGAAACATCAATCCCCGCACCAACACGGTCAACAAAATGATCGCAACTGCATAGTTTCCGACCACACCGCCGATGATGTGCAGCAATCCAGCCAACAAACGAGCGAACGGAGAAAACCAACCGTAATAGATGGTGTCGCCCAAACCATATTCTTCAACCACGTCCGGGTCCTTGGGGCCGGCGAACAGACGCAGCGTCTGCGTCAAGGATTCGCCCGGCTTGACCGTGCTGACGTTGCTGGTCAGATAAAAGGTCGTGTTGACGGCTCGTTCTTTGTGGCGTGGGATCTGATCGGCATCCGCCACAATCCCCGCTGAAACGCGTTGCATTTCAGTAAACGCCTTCTTGCCAGCTTCGGGTAGATAAGCGGCAACGAAGTACTGCGCATCGACGGCGACGTACTTCAGCGATTGGGTGCTGACATCCGAGTCGGGCGAATAGATCGACTGATCCGGATCTTCGGGCTGCTTCTTGGCAAGCTTCAACAGATCGTAACCGCTCAGCAATTCGTGCCGATTTGCGACACTGGTGTATACGATATCGCGAGCCGCCGCTCCGCTGAAATTGGGGCTAATCTTGTTGCTGTACCACCAACCCTCTAACGTCAAACCGTTGGGGCCATGAAGCCGGTAGGCAACATCTTGAGGCTGATCGCCTTTGTTCTCGATCTGAATCCCCATATCGATCACGTAGCTGGCTTTGGCTAGACGATAGCTGCGAACCAATTCCAGCGGTTGCCCTTTGGCTTTGTCGAGTTCTTCGCCGCTGAGCTGCAAACGAAAACGCAACTCGTCGACATCGCTCAGCGCGACGCCCGCAGACTTGTCTCTGTTGTCGATCGACCACACCAAGCTGGCAGGATCCGCGATGCCTTTGATCGCTTCGTCGCCGACCAAAATCCCTTTGCGATTGACCTGGGCCAACGTTAGCAAACAGGACAACTCGGAATAGTTACCAATCACTTCGTCTGCACCACCATCGCGTGCCAAACGAATCAAATCCAATGGGTGTTCGCTCAGTTTGACGGTAACCGTTTGCGGCGTTAGCGAATCGTCGCCCGAATTGTCCGAATCGCCGGATGCCGCCGCGCCGGAGCGATGCAGCAGTTCGACTTTGACCGATTCACCCGGTTTGGTTTTCACCAAGGCAGCATCGATGTCGTTACGGCGGACAATCGGTTTGCCATTGATTTTGGTAATGATGTCGCCCACCTGCAGCCCAGCGAGCTGAGCCGGAGTCCCTGGCCCCACCACATTGACGCGGACGCCGTCGACCGATTCGGCGGGCGTCGCGGCCAAGTAGCCGATGTACCCGCTGCGGATGTCGACGCGGCGATACTTCAGTTTGCCGTTTTCTTCGCGCTGAACCAATTCGATCCGCTCAATCGCACCGCCACGACTGTTCAGCGTGACCAACATCGAGTAGCCCGCCTTGGGGTCCATCGATCCCAGCGTCACCCACTGGGGCGTCTTGGGACGCTCGGGAGTCGCGTCGGCGGCAGTTTCCTCGGCGGTGTCGGCATCGTCGCTCGATTCGGCGTCGCTACGATCCGGGTCCACCACGGATTCCTCATCTGCTTCCTGATCGTCTTCATCCAGCGGTGCGGCAACCTGCTGTTTGTCCTTGGCGATCGGTTGAGGCGGAGGCAGTACCCAATGCCGCAACGACATGTAGATGACCAAGAATGCTGTGGAGTAGATAATGAAAGTGAGTAGACGCCGTTCCACAGTGATTGCCAGCAAAAGAGGAAATGGGGAGAGGTAGTTCGCGAGAGTTTGCGTGTAAACCCTCTATTCTGGCAGTGTTTTTAAATCTTGGGAAGGCGAACGAAAACGTTTTGCGGGAATGGGTTGCAGCGACGGGACGCAAAATACGAACGACCGGCAAATAATTTGCCGAAAACGACCCCGCCTCGATAATATGGGAACAATTCGGACGAGTTTTTCGTCCTATTGAAACAGTACAGCCCCTCATCACCCTCTGCCTTGCTAGGCAATCCCCGTTCGACTCAAAGCCACAGACGAAGCACGCCCCCCACAGTACCGGTTTGGTAAACCTTGCGGGTTGTACCGAATTTTTTCGTCTTAACGGCTGTAACTGGTCGACGAGTAACCGATGAATGGGCCCGATACATGGGCCATGTCCAGCCGGAATCCATTCCTGCTGAGCCATGACCGCCCGCTATTTTTTGCACTTGCCGCCTGAGAGAACTGATGCGACGCAACTCCGAGAACCGCTCGAATTCCTCCGAGAACCGCTCTAGCGCCGTAAACCAACCGCAAAAACGACGTCGTGGCATGCTTCGCGAGCTTTTGACTCATTTCCGCTCGGCGAACGAGACGTCAGTCTCGGCAAAACGAGGCCGACTGCTACTGGAATCGCTCGAACAGCGACAATTGATGGCGGGCGACGTCGAATTGATGTCAACCGACGGCATGACCGACTCGTCGTATAGCACGCTCGCCTCGCAAACCGGCAGCATTGCATCCCAGACGGGAAGCAGCGTGTCACGAGCCGCCGAAGGCGAATTAAAAGCCGATTTGGTGCAATTTGCAAAGGATTTGAAAGACGCCGGCGTGATCATGTACGGCGCCGAATGGTGCCCGATATGCACCGAACAAAAACAGTTGTTCGAGGATGGCGGCAAGGAATTGCCCTTTATTGAGGTCACCAATGCCGACCGAACTCCCTCGCAATTGGCCATCGACGAAGGCATCACCAGCTATCCAACTTGGGAATTTCCCGATGGCACCCGGTTGGTGGGCGTCCAGTCACTTGCGACGCTTAGCGCGCGAAGCGGGGTAGCGATCCCACAAGGGGAAACCCCATCGTTTGATACGATCGGGAACAAAACGGTGCAAATTGGTGCTCCGCTGCACGTTCCTGTGGACGCCTACGATCCCGATGGGGGCCCGTTGACCATCACGGTCAGCGTCGCGAATCCGGACCTATTGGAAGCGGTCGTCTTGTCGGGGAATCGATCGATTCGGATCGACATGGAAGGTTACGGCGACATGGTATTCGAATTGTTCGAGGACCGAGCGCCGACCGCAAGCGGGCGAGTGATCACGCTGGCCAATCAAAACTTCTACGACGGCATTCAATTCCACCGTGTGATTGACAACTTCGTGTTGCAGGGGGGCGATCCGACTGCAACCGGCACTGGCGGTTCGACGCTAGGTGATTTTGACGATGATTTTCACCAAGACTTGATGCACACCGGATCGGGCGTGTTGTCGTACGCCAAAGCGGGCGACGACACCAATGATTCGCAGTTCTTCATCACCGAAGGCCCGCAGCGGTTCCTCGATTTCAACCACAGCGTGTTTGGCCAGCTTGTCGAAGGCGAAGACGTCCGCGAGGCAATCAGCGAACATGCCACCAACGCGAGCGACAAACCTACGACCGCGATCCGCATCACCAGCGTCGACGTGTTTGATGACACCGAAAATGCCGTCGTGATGCTCAAAGCCAAAGGCAACACCACGGGCACCACCAACGTCACCTACACCGTGACCGATGCACAGGGCCGTACCTATTCGGAAACCACCACCGTCAGCGTGATTGCGGACACGTCCAACAGTCAACCATTTTTGAATGATGTCGCGGACCCTGCGGCAGTCCCCGCTGGGACCAACGCCACGCTGACGTTGTCGAGTGTCGACGTCGAAGGAGACGCGGTCACGTATTTCGCTAGTTCACAAAACACCGCATCGGCCACCGCTACGGTCAATCCAACCACCGGCGTCGTCACGGTCACGCCCAAAGCCGGTTTCGTGGGAACCGTGCCCGTTTTGGTCGGCGTGCGTCCTGGGACTGGCGTGACGGGAAATTCATCAAGCGACATGGACACGCAGCTGGTGACATTCACCTTTGGCAGCGGCGAAACGGTAGCCACGCCAACGGGCATCGACCTGAGTTCCACTCGCGATACGGGGGTTAGCAATACCGACAACATCACCAATGCGGGAACGTTGTCGTTTGTGGTTACCGGAGTCACCTCGGGTGCAACCGTCGAATTGGTCAACACCGCAACGAACGCGGTGATCGGGGTGGGATCGGCAACCGGCACGACGGTCACGATCACAACTAACAATATCGCCGCGTTGGGTGATGGCACCTACAACATCGCCGCACGCCAAACCATCAACGGTGTCACCAGCGAACGCACCGCGGGCATCAACGTGGTTTACGACACCGAGGCTCCAGGCAGCGTGGTCGGCACCGCGGCTACCCAAGCCAACGTGGGACGCGAATTCCGCACCGATTTGATCAGCAGCGAAGAAGGCTCGGGGCTGACGTACACGTTGACTTCGGCACCTGCCGGCGCGACCATTGTGGCGGCCACGGGCGAAGTCGTGTGGACACCAGCGGCATCGCAAACCGGCGACAACACGTTTACGGTCGAATTAACTGATGCAGCGGGCAATGTTCGCACCGAATCGTTCAACGTCAATGTTGCCGGCCAACCGATCGCCGAGATCAAGTTGACGATCACCGATTTGCAGGGCCAACCGATTACTGCGGTCCAAGTGGGGCAAGAATTCAATTTGAACATGATCGGCGTTGATGCTCGCACCGGCGACGATTTGGATGGGATCTTCGCCGCCTTTGCCGACATCTTGTTTGACAGTGATCTGATCCAACCCAAAGCGGGAACGTCGATTACGTTTAGTGATCGCTTTCCCACCGTCCAAAAAGGAACGATTTCGGACGGTTTGATCGATGAACTCGGTGCGGCAACCGATCGTTTGACGCCCAGCGGATTGACGGACAGTTTGATTGCGACGATTCGCATGGAAGCGTTGGCGACCGGATCGGTGAACATTCGCTCGGAACCCGCCGACGCGGCTGATAGTGAGGTGCTGTTGTACGGGAACGACAACCGTATTTCCGCCGACGCGGTGGCCTATGGCA encodes the following:
- a CDS encoding FHA domain-containing protein — its product is MNSDHTSDTAPFPNDDYAFGSLVEESSTASHADSAKPRDASSLFRSQQTIEDQLAFPYETLDVSSGQVPSLAASGTSLLSKPDETEAMEFRVISAGSPVRRLRLTGNRYTFGSAHGCSVQLGDRSLRPMHAVLIRDANQILVRAYSVPIEVNHVRTTEARLSVGDVMRLGNYQFELLASTKTSTQSITSDRFHHRSVTTSIAASNDRSGNPRDIAHLGQLDSTIAAGVYPSSRPTSPLGMTTAPSTPRRDFAPNVPMAEDAAWREQLRREVQQWRKRQEECERRESHCSQREHELRGRETELWSRAEDLYKREARLLSEESNARTIQTKYEQKKAEVARLLEENESNQRMLAKREIEFKSLEDNYRRQVEEAARQLTQSQQQAKTATDAIHRMREQFNKLNEQLEMLSANQEVLTREEVQNREEHRRIQRELEASRDEAIQERAKSESLRAEAEARLEEITRELEAIRSQRESERRIVAESEVVAQQLRDQIEELQQTVVRASEESSELRNNYGEARETIQQLETMLAENGERHEADRNSWLAEAEQLHQSVEALSVELANAHRELAELRDVNNEVTHRIDEIAKQRDQALAEIQVRPTSEAFDLVSAELGATTEQLSRMRAQYEEAIAELQDAFADRPSPAYDTPPSKSSSLSPYPALGLTPSSDNRLDNPLDVSPLSRISEADNEEASVIEAESSSETDLDDHRELAGSSSSETPSDDWVDHDAVGFEAGEEPTFDDTFGNSEQTDSESMSAYDVDNEAWPTYETPALQDREPLDHESAAAPGEQAQWLIEESTDAVESSVDDALEGVAESLTENSSDAVDRDSSVDEDHVVDDESVLEERPAAEEVTSSVWGTPSELLRDEPASEPTNETNGDARLEEDSVDLQSEASPSVSWATPSQLLDESATAGDSPQNASYDDGEDRAYDEDDDTDVSVSTWKTPSQLIDEEVAVATDSDSVDEDVVAMDDDTAEHAVDESSEVENIWSSLHSDYQRDDSSQYDDSAEHHDAEDNLESDHDHEAEALSDDQDDNVDDPYASMGSLASQLIQDIEADNASYESQPWDHRDAAHDADDSDDVHSPTGYDESSEPGEEVEVTSMFGEVEALDHDSQSESDDSYDEPALESDAVEHTRAWSYQDSQDAIDDEASVEDAMLNQSSVDALDAASDARIDSGERFDDHPSTDDVEDHDAAATDGSGEYGIEEHHRDPYNLGESDQEEIDEDAAVADDATVMSSETVVSDTQSTASQDAEDDEDSIEAYMNRLLKRVQGESTQPTESKTVSKSTQASTSVTDTRSSATATALGTTTAVATTVEADDSAYIDPDEPMVPRSQAPEKTSNLSAMRELANQSARNAISRSTRVQTRDTQIKAMSKFAQTGVAILCAVAMIMFTTWSLRYIAAIAIVVIGFVCFNEGIVLLSEAKKRLKAIEEDAAREQEQSGPTEEELKEQAEMAARLEAKLDLAVKPKKS
- a CDS encoding TraR/DksA family transcriptional regulator — translated: MPRKDALLKLRENLIRRRDALSRALAGDLSLLQELHQQKTGDVLDAAADTMQDELNSQLLEVESRELSAIEEAIMRMEQGGYGDCVDCGKPIPLTRLRAIPYATECIACRRKSEMSSGAAGAVSWNRVFEDAEVDSV
- a CDS encoding S1C family serine protease, which translates into the protein MACALAFGITSIGFAQNPTIIKRSIDFSPKSPSYSATDSVPTPPHFSGREFSGRDSASRSESGYAADSAYQENRSVSVRRPSLDESTEPLIEDQRERLFDELAEEFSMFDRLGNLVRRVSTLVKPSVIHIEAHKTEKNESYDEAGAGVVLRINNETWVMTNRHVIVSASPKQILLRTSDGREFHPVKVLSDPSTDVAVMKVNGIDLPAARLGDSDSTEIGDFVIAIGSPFGLSHSVTFGILSAKGRRDLSLGEQRIDLQDFFQTDAAINPGNSGGPLLNLRGEVVALNTAIASSSGGSEGIGFAIPMNMAIKVADQLVRNGHLRRGYLGVTLDPDFSVADLAAAGYREKGGALVKNVRPGSPAELAHLQRGDIIVEFDGSPVENDDHLVARVGLTPIGSSIPMIIYRDGKRYRTAVTLTDMN
- the yidC gene encoding membrane protein insertase YidC; translated protein: MERRLLTFIIYSTAFLVIYMSLRHWVLPPPQPIAKDKQQVAAPLDEDDQEADEESVVDPDRSDAESSDDADTAEETAADATPERPKTPQWVTLGSMDPKAGYSMLVTLNSRGGAIERIELVQREENGKLKYRRVDIRSGYIGYLAATPAESVDGVRVNVVGPGTPAQLAGLQVGDIITKINGKPIVRRNDIDAALVKTKPGESVKVELLHRSGAAASGDSDNSGDDSLTPQTVTVKLSEHPLDLIRLARDGGADEVIGNYSELSCLLTLAQVNRKGILVGDEAIKGIADPASLVWSIDNRDKSAGVALSDVDELRFRLQLSGEELDKAKGQPLELVRSYRLAKASYVIDMGIQIENKGDQPQDVAYRLHGPNGLTLEGWWYSNKISPNFSGAAARDIVYTSVANRHELLSGYDLLKLAKKQPEDPDQSIYSPDSDVSTQSLKYVAVDAQYFVAAYLPEAGKKAFTEMQRVSAGIVADADQIPRHKERAVNTTFYLTSNVSTVKPGESLTQTLRLFAGPKDPDVVEEYGLGDTIYYGWFSPFARLLAGLLHIIGGVVGNYAVAIILLTVLVRGLMFPLSRKAAINAQRMQELAPELKKISEKYKDDMEGRLKAQRELQARVGFNPMAGCLPMFLQLPIFIGLYRALSVDIELRQKAVSSATSWASNLAGPDMAAYWGDWLWDYLSGRGTGWLGPYFNVLPVFVVGLFLLQQKMFMPPATDEQTAMTQKMMNIMTLMMGLFFFRVPAGLCIYFITSSLWGICERILVKKTLPDKKHFDLGVIDGTAVPTEKKDKPLTLADRIRNQVNKPEEPIERPNKRRRPDLKKKR